One Desulfovibrio fairfieldensis genomic window carries:
- a CDS encoding M23 family metallopeptidase, whose amino-acid sequence MRKKGIFSTVLVLLVVAALVVGGYTFFKDMDGPVVQVSPNTGRVSPATVLQIRMDDPSGIRALTVGIRKNNVLNVIFNKHFEEYLPERVVNVPLKDANLREGAFDLEIRATDGSLAGFGQGNTRTVQLPMRLDTQPPRISVKTLPPNVRRGGSAVVRYTIDEDVSNSGVLVAGYFVPGFLQKDGSYLCFFPFPYTMTARDFKNAVEITATDLAGNVTKSRLTVMAYERNFKSDSLELKDDFLLSVENKLRNLAPNAANPLECYLYINNQVRAANVQTLREIGKDTAAAMLWSGAFTRLPRSAARAGFADHRFFHYQGKLVGESFHLGFDLASVRNADVPAANSGRVVYTGDLGIYGNLVVIDHGLGLMSLYSHLSEIQVNKGDVVKKGQTIARTGSTGLAFGDHLHFGMLVGGVEVTPLEWIDPKWVRDNITGRLEAAAN is encoded by the coding sequence ATGCGCAAAAAAGGTATATTTTCCACTGTGTTAGTTCTGCTGGTCGTAGCCGCCCTGGTTGTCGGCGGCTATACTTTTTTTAAGGATATGGACGGCCCGGTCGTCCAGGTTTCGCCTAATACCGGCAGAGTCTCGCCGGCCACAGTGCTGCAGATCCGCATGGACGATCCCTCCGGCATCCGCGCGCTGACTGTGGGCATTCGCAAAAACAACGTGCTCAATGTGATCTTCAACAAGCATTTTGAAGAGTACCTGCCTGAGCGGGTGGTGAACGTCCCCCTGAAGGACGCCAACCTGCGCGAAGGAGCTTTTGATTTGGAAATCCGCGCCACGGACGGCTCTCTGGCGGGCTTCGGCCAGGGCAACACCCGCACCGTGCAACTGCCCATGCGCCTGGACACCCAGCCGCCGCGCATTTCCGTCAAAACCCTGCCGCCCAATGTGCGCCGGGGCGGGTCGGCGGTGGTTCGCTACACCATTGATGAAGACGTAAGCAACAGCGGCGTGCTTGTGGCAGGCTATTTTGTGCCCGGCTTCCTGCAAAAGGACGGCAGCTACCTCTGCTTCTTCCCCTTCCCCTATACCATGACCGCCCGCGACTTCAAAAACGCGGTGGAGATCACGGCCACAGACTTGGCCGGCAATGTGACTAAAAGTCGCCTGACGGTCATGGCCTATGAACGCAACTTCAAAAGCGACAGCCTGGAACTGAAGGACGATTTTCTGCTTTCGGTGGAGAACAAACTGCGCAATCTGGCCCCCAACGCCGCCAATCCGCTTGAATGCTACCTCTATATCAACAATCAGGTACGCGCCGCCAATGTGCAGACCCTGCGTGAAATCGGCAAGGATACCGCGGCGGCCATGCTCTGGAGCGGCGCCTTCACGCGGCTGCCCCGCTCCGCCGCGCGGGCCGGTTTTGCCGATCACCGTTTCTTCCATTATCAGGGCAAACTGGTGGGCGAATCCTTCCACCTGGGTTTCGACCTGGCTTCAGTGCGCAATGCCGACGTGCCCGCCGCCAACAGCGGCCGCGTCGTCTATACGGGCGATCTGGGTATTTACGGCAACCTCGTGGTCATTGACCACGGCCTCGGGCTCATGTCCCTGTACTCCCATTTGAGTGAAATCCAGGTCAACAAGGGCGACGTGGTCAAGAAGGGTCAGACCATCGCCCGCACGGGCAGCACCGGCCTGGCTTTCGGAGATCATCTGCATTTCGGCATGCTGGTGGGCGGTGTTGAAGTGACGCCTTTGGAATGGATCGACCCCAAGTGGGTGCGCGACAATATCACCGGCAGGTTGGAAGCCGCTGCCAATTAG
- a CDS encoding trash — translation MLKWLILIVAIYVLYRLFANDVLKKKKINKEESAADLERKVAAGEMVKDPECGTYVSVDGNISVRDGDKVYRFCSYDCRDKFLQRLEEGGRELPPRE, via the coding sequence ATGTTGAAATGGCTTATTTTGATCGTGGCGATCTATGTTCTGTACCGTCTCTTCGCCAATGACGTGCTTAAGAAAAAAAAGATAAACAAGGAAGAGAGCGCCGCTGACTTGGAACGCAAAGTGGCCGCCGGTGAAATGGTCAAGGATCCCGAGTGCGGGACCTATGTTTCAGTGGACGGTAATATCTCCGTGCGCGACGGCGACAAGGTATATCGCTTTTGCAGCTATGACTGTCGGGACAAATTCCTGCAGCGCCTGGAAGAAGGCGGCCGCGAACTGCCTCCCCGCGAATAA
- the folK gene encoding 2-amino-4-hydroxy-6-hydroxymethyldihydropteridine diphosphokinase, giving the protein MTENHTALHEEIRAYVGLGSNSPEAEAMLARAREGLSRLPELRLSAASPLYSTEPQGYTEQPWFLNQVVELILAPVWRPRRLLAAMLRLESTLGRVRSPDPALRYGPRAIDADLLLFGEEHCSDPACRVPHPRLTQRAFALVPLLDIAPQVRIEGTAATQWLARLNYRLDGCRIFQ; this is encoded by the coding sequence ATGACGGAAAATCACACGGCGCTGCATGAAGAGATTCGGGCGTATGTGGGGCTGGGTTCCAACAGCCCCGAGGCGGAGGCCATGCTGGCGCGGGCTCGTGAAGGACTTTCCCGCCTGCCGGAATTGCGCCTGAGTGCGGCGTCGCCCTTGTACAGCACGGAACCGCAGGGGTATACGGAGCAGCCTTGGTTTCTGAACCAGGTGGTGGAACTCATACTCGCGCCGGTATGGCGTCCACGGCGTCTGTTGGCGGCCATGCTCCGGCTGGAAAGCACCCTCGGGCGTGTCCGCAGCCCGGACCCGGCTTTGCGTTACGGCCCGCGCGCCATTGATGCGGACCTTCTGCTCTTCGGCGAGGAGCATTGTTCCGATCCCGCCTGTCGCGTACCGCATCCGCGTCTGACGCAACGAGCCTTTGCTCTGGTGCCTCTTCTGGATATCGCACCTCAGGTCCGCATTGAGGGAACCGCCGCCACGCAATGGCTGGCGCGCCTGAACTACAGGCTGGACGGGTGCAGAATTTTTCAGTGA